ATGGTCAAGCCTGCCGGGGCCTACCTGGACATCATCCGGGACGTGCGCAACAACACCCATTTGCCGCTGGCGGCCTACCAGGTCTCCGGCGAATACGCGCAGCTCCACGCCGCCGCGCGGCTGGGGTGGCTCGACCTTGAACGCTGCCGCGACGAGAGCCTGCTCGCCATCAAGCGAGCCGGTGCGGACATGATCCTGACGTACTTCGCCGCCGAAGTGGCCGGTTGCTTTTCCCGCTAAACACGCTTCCTCCTGCCGATGACTCTTAAGGACAGGCTCATAACGCTGATCGGCTACAACCGGGCCTGGGAAATCAGGTCCCGGCTCAGTGTGTGCGGGCTGGTCCTTGCCTGTTGGTCAGATTTTCACCGATACCGGCGACACGCATACATCGGCTTCGGCAAGCGCAGCAGGAAGAACCTCCGCGCGTTGATTATGAAGGATGCCCATCGGGTCGAAAAAGGGCTCTCGCTGGCCGGTATGCGCCCCTTTTTCGGAGAGCGGATGATCGGCCACCTGCAGATGCTTATCGGGTGCTACGTGGAGAGGTATGGCTACGACTTTTACGCCGATTGCGGCTTGCTGTCGCTACGCCGCTATGTCGGCGCGCACGATGCGTTTCGGGGGCAGTCCGGATACGAAAAAATCTCACTGGTCGAAGCCTTTTGTGACACTCACCGCTCGCCCGGTTTCGGTACCCGGGTGGGAGTGGATACACTGAGCCGGGAGGAGTTCTTTGAGTGTGCTGATGCCAGTTTCGCGCAATTCGTGGCTGGACGGCGCAGTGTACGTGATTTCTCGGGTAAGCGTATCGCCCAGGATACTATTCGTCAGGCCGCCGCGCTGGCTCAGCGTTTCCCCTCAGTGTGCAACCGGCAGTCGGTCGAACTTTATTACTATAACGAGCCCGCGCGGGTGCGGGAAATTCTCCGCCTGCAAAACGGGAACCGCGGCTTTGGCGAGACGCTAGGAGGTGTGGCGGTTATCACGGCGATCGCGGATGAGTTTGAGGGGGTGGGGGAGAGGAACCAACCTTATGTGGACGGAGGCATGTTCCTGATGAATTTCCTGCTCGCGCTCCATTCGTTGAAAGTCGGCGCTTGTGCTTTGAACTGGTCCGTCGGTCCCGGCAGGGACAGGCAGTTGAAAAAACTGCTCGGACTCGATGACGGGCTGGTGGTTATCAGCCTGGTTGGTGTCGGTGAAGTGAGCGAGCGCCTCAAGATCGCCTGCTCCCCGCGCAAGCCACTCGGCGACGTGTACCGGGGGGATGGAACAATCGCCTAGGTCGTGCCGTTAGCTTAGTTTCTAATAAAAATATTTTCACCGCAGAGGCGCAAAGACGCAGAGCGACCTCTGTATCCACGAAGTTTCTTGTGCTTCTTGTGACTTTTTATGGCCATTAACATTTATTAAGAACTTAGCGAACACGACACTAGGTCGTGCTTGAATGCCGCCGAATGCGGTAAGCGATTGGCTTCCTCGGGACAAAAAAGACGGAACCATAAAGGTTCCGCCTTGAAGTGTGTGCTGTGTAAATTGGTCGCTCAGGAGCGCTTGAAGCGCCGTCCAAGAAAAAGGATCGCGAGTCCGAGCGCGCCGCCGAGCAAGCCGAAGCTGCTGGCTTCGGGGATGGCGGTGTAGTTAATGGTGATCGTGGGGGCACCGGCACCGCTATTTGCGAAGAAGAAAATCTCGCGATTGGTGTAGTTCTCGTCCGCAAGCTTGAGGATGAAGTCGGCGCTGCCACTGGCATTGGCGGAAACCACATCAATCAGAGCCTGACCGCTCAGGGTAATCGTCGAGCCTGTCGTAATGGCACCGGGGTTAGCCGAGACCGTGGTCAGCAGTGCGTTCGAGTCGTAGGTGCCGCCGGGCTTCGTCCAGGCAGTGCCGGTTTCGGCTACTGTCCAGGTGGTCGAGGCTCTGTCGTAGTCCTGGGTCAGTTCATACAGATTCAGGGCGACATCGGAGTTAAGGCTATTGGCGTCCTCCCGGCTGGTGGTCAGCGTGATGGTCACGCTATCGATGGTGACTTGGCTGAAATCCACCCCGCTGTTGGTCAGGTCGAAAGTAAAGAGTCCGCGCAAGTGGTCACTTGCAGTGGTTGTCTGACCGACCAGAAAGTTCGTTTCTGTGGGGGTGTTGAGGGCATTGGCGTTACGGATGTAAGCGCCATCGGTGCTGGCGATGGTGACGCTGGCGGCGTTGAGCGCGGCGGCGCTGCACGCGAAGAGGGTAAGAGCAAGAATGGTCGGAGTTTTAATCTTCATGGGTATTTGGGTTTATTGGTAAGCGTATCCTGGAGGGGGAATTTTTAAAGCGGGTTGTGGCTGTTACAGTCACATCATGGGTAATATCGGTCTGGAGGATTGGATATTCAAGTGAGTCTCATTAAATTTCCTTACATTGTAGCTTGAGGGTCAGGAAGATGCCTCCGCCGAGGAGCAGGAGCACGGAGCCGAAAGTCGCCAGGATGCCGTGGCCGCTGTCGTTGAAAGGGATGAGCCCGAACATCAGGACCGCGCACACCAGCAGGCAGCCGCCCACAATGATCGCCGGGAGTGAGCTGGCCTCGGTCACTTTTCCGGCGGAAATGACTTCGCTCACCTGGCGTTCCACCCGCAGCCACCCGCTGGCCGTTTGCCGCTGAGTCAGGTGCAGGACGCTGAGGATGCCGACGGGCACCACGACGCCCACGATCAGGTCCACCAGCGTGCCGTTGGCCTGCGACCAGTCCGCCAGCGGCTGCGTCAGCGTATTGACGAGGAAGCCGTCTTCGCCGAGGCCGATTTTCAGGATGAGGCCGCAGACGAAGCTGACCGCCACCGTCACCCAGATCGCCCGCAGGCTGACCCGTTTGCTGAAAAGCCCCCAGATCGTCGGGGCCAGCAGCGGGCCGACCATCAGGCTGGTCACGGCGACGACGACTTTCTCCGCCCCGCCCAGATAGGGGATGAGCAGGGAGACGCCGATCAGCACCGCCCCGAGGGCGACGGTGAAGCCGCGCCCGACCCGCATCAGGTGGCGGTCCGAGGCCGCCGGTTTGAAGAGGCGGCGGTAAAATTCGTCCGTCAGCACGCCCGCGAACACGTTCAACTGCGAGCTGACCATGCTCGCCGTGGCCGAGAACATCGCCGCCACCATCAGCCCGACCATCCCGGCGGGCAGGACCGCTCGGCAGGAGAGGATGTAGGCTTGCTGCGGGTCGGCGTTGGGGTCGATCGTGCGGTAGATCATGGGCGGGAGCAGCCACAGCAGCGGGCTGAAGAGATACAGCCCCCCGAACAGATAGCAGCTTTTTTTCGCGTCGCGCTCGCTGGAGACGCAGATGAACCGCTGGGCAAAGGCCCACTCGGCCCCGATCATGAAAAAGTGAATCACCACCCAGCCCAGCAGGAAGAACACCGTGTAGCGCTCACTGGTCAGGGCGAAAAAGCCTTCCGGGGCACGCTCAATAAAGGCTCCGACGCCGCCCACGCTGCCGAAAGCCAGCGGCACGATGAAGATGACCGCGAGGTTCAGCACGATGAACTGGAGCACGTCGGTCATGAGCACGGCCCACAGCCCGCCCGCCATCGTGTAGATGACGACAATGCCGCCGAAGATGACAATGGCCCACTCCAGCGAAAGGTTGCCGGTGGCGGGGTCGCGCAGCGGGTTGCCCTCCGGCAGCGGCATCATGGCCACGAGCACGATGGAGAGCGAGTAGAGCGAGACGGCCACGCCCACGATGCGGAAGACCATCATCGCCCAGGTGTAGAACTGCACCGCCGAGGCGCCGAAGCGCAGCTCGATGAACTCGGCCGGTGTGCGCACGCCGAGGCGTTTCCAGTGGCCGGCCACGAAGTAGCCGACGAGGATCGCGGCCACCCCGTAGCACAGGTTGATGACGACGGCGACCAGCCCGAGCCGGTAGGCGATCCCGCCCCAGACGACAAACGTCCCGGCGGAGAACATCGTCATGAATGAGCTCAGCCCGGAGGTCCACCACGGGGACTCACCCCCGGCGGCGAACATGTCGCTGGTGCTCTTGTTCTTGGTGGACAGGAACAGCCCGACCAGGAAAATTCCGGCCAGATAGACGATGAGCACGAAGTAATCGACCGTGTGCATGGGGTGGGGGGAAACTACTGCTGAAAAAGGGGAGGCTAAACTGCCGGCGCGGGCAGCTATTTCGC
The DNA window shown above is from Ruficoccus amylovorans and carries:
- a CDS encoding sodium:solute symporter family protein, which codes for MHTVDYFVLIVYLAGIFLVGLFLSTKNKSTSDMFAAGGESPWWTSGLSSFMTMFSAGTFVVWGGIAYRLGLVAVVINLCYGVAAILVGYFVAGHWKRLGVRTPAEFIELRFGASAVQFYTWAMMVFRIVGVAVSLYSLSIVLVAMMPLPEGNPLRDPATGNLSLEWAIVIFGGIVVIYTMAGGLWAVLMTDVLQFIVLNLAVIFIVPLAFGSVGGVGAFIERAPEGFFALTSERYTVFFLLGWVVIHFFMIGAEWAFAQRFICVSSERDAKKSCYLFGGLYLFSPLLWLLPPMIYRTIDPNADPQQAYILSCRAVLPAGMVGLMVAAMFSATASMVSSQLNVFAGVLTDEFYRRLFKPAASDRHLMRVGRGFTVALGAVLIGVSLLIPYLGGAEKVVVAVTSLMVGPLLAPTIWGLFSKRVSLRAIWVTVAVSFVCGLILKIGLGEDGFLVNTLTQPLADWSQANGTLVDLIVGVVVPVGILSVLHLTQRQTASGWLRVERQVSEVISAGKVTEASSLPAIIVGGCLLVCAVLMFGLIPFNDSGHGILATFGSVLLLLGGGIFLTLKLQCKEI
- a CDS encoding nitroreductase family protein, producing the protein MTLKDRLITLIGYNRAWEIRSRLSVCGLVLACWSDFHRYRRHAYIGFGKRSRKNLRALIMKDAHRVEKGLSLAGMRPFFGERMIGHLQMLIGCYVERYGYDFYADCGLLSLRRYVGAHDAFRGQSGYEKISLVEAFCDTHRSPGFGTRVGVDTLSREEFFECADASFAQFVAGRRSVRDFSGKRIAQDTIRQAAALAQRFPSVCNRQSVELYYYNEPARVREILRLQNGNRGFGETLGGVAVITAIADEFEGVGERNQPYVDGGMFLMNFLLALHSLKVGACALNWSVGPGRDRQLKKLLGLDDGLVVISLVGVGEVSERLKIACSPRKPLGDVYRGDGTIA
- a CDS encoding DNRLRE domain-containing protein yields the protein MKIKTPTILALTLFACSAAALNAASVTIASTDGAYIRNANALNTPTETNFLVGQTTTASDHLRGLFTFDLTNSGVDFSQVTIDSVTITLTTSREDANSLNSDVALNLYELTQDYDRASTTWTVAETGTAWTKPGGTYDSNALLTTVSANPGAITTGSTITLSGQALIDVVSANASGSADFILKLADENYTNREIFFFANSGAGAPTITINYTAIPEASSFGLLGGALGLAILFLGRRFKRS